The segment gcatcatacgaaaggtcttcatcatggtgatcattcaaggggataggatgatcattctctggttcttctccaaaccaaccagctatgacttcattcggaagatactggttgccgaggggatggattccagctatgttttctatgcgagaatttagggtaagagaataattattagacaaactatctagataattatttaggaaaaccttcattagttatatcgctatttgtgaagtgcataccagctatgtgtaatctaaacaggatagaccttcgaataagtgaccttagctccaaattcacacagaataggggtaaggcaaaatttccacaaattctaagtctataacatcctaattacatgtggCTTTAGtgcatccacttagcaactatcaacttattaatgaagatcccgttttaattctcaagtataagtacttatagtaacaacaaatactcctatagtattttaaattttaatgttatgttctattgttctcattgtggtagggttggtaagattttagcattgttgcaaccacacaattaaacttaggcacatgctagtcaaccctcggataatataggcgatcaggctatatcttcccagttttgaccatatgtctctaagcccacttgtgttgtccaacaatcgtaattcttttgtactgtcctagtgacactgattttagtatgaatgcagcacgtatacttacttaaatattttactatttaaagtataaactcttggtcagagtatttttaatcccttatgtatttatagttagtatatcttttatgggttgatatacttaattcactataaacaatgctctgataccaatctgtcgcaccccaaaaccacgaacggcggaaacgttcaggggcggagcacgtcatgtataatatcaacaacaatgtaaagtagtaaacaagcaacaacatcatccattgcattaataatgtaattattatacaaatatgttctgtcaaattttgataaacattaaagcataaatcaaaatgaaagataagtcttgaacaagctccatcttgtCTTAGATATTCCGAGGTACTGTGGAATAGGTTTTgaccataaatcaaaatgaaagataagttttgaccatatgtctctaagcccaattgtgtTAGTCTCGTatatatatcccgaggtactgtgggatagaggcccatctaggtatcccgaggtactatgggATAGGGTCCTATCTTAGATATTCCGAGGTACTGTGGAAtaggcaggaagatttacacagaaggtactaataaatcatcctcgcaattcgagatacaagtattcatgttaatgtaCACAGTTAAGtatatctacgtaaaggtactcatgtaatgtgttcatgtaaacgtgttcatgtatcatgtaagtacactactagaaaaacagcctttaatgacgcgcaaacaatgacacgcagtgatttacgatacgcaaaagcgcgcgctctaaaaataatgtcatctcttcaaacttttgaaggatagaggtcacgcttttgtgcgtgccctaaaattaatgtccaagaaaaaaattaaaaacacggagggcacttaatTAAAAATGGGCGTCGTCTAgcaatgtcgctttatattttttgaatgaaAGGCGCGTTCTATTTTTTTGCAGCTGGGGGGAAAgaaaatcccaaaagtttgaaatgcCGCCATTGTTATCCTCTATCTTATTTCcatctttcttctctctctctctctctcactcactctctctctttctctatctctgTTACTCTAATAcctaaaaaaaaccctaatatcatcacAAATCCTCTTTTTTCCCACAACAAAATCGCAATATCACCAAATCTTTGATCCCGCAAGTAATCTGAGTTCacctttcaatttcatttgtCTCGCAAGTAATCTGAGTTCACCGGTGGCGTTCCTGACTGTATCAATGGAAACGCTGCTCAAGTCGCTGACCAATTTCTTCACCTGCGTTTCGAGTTTCGTGAGATCAGTTCTTGCTTCAGTAGCAGAAGAAACAACTCTCGGCCCAAAAGATGATCTCCGCCATATTTGGTTTCGTGCTCTGTTTCCAAATCGAGGTGAAACTGCATGCTGGGAAGCAGCAATGGCAGCCTGAGGCTCTATGTCTCTATCTCCAGTGGCGATACAATGATGCACGAGTTTAAGAAATCGGAGGAGGGATTGAGAGAATTTGTTGCTTCCTCTGGTTTCTCTTTTGATTCTGGTAATGTTTATATTCGGTTTCTCTTTCTTCAGAATTCTTTTTCACATATTTCTTCCCATATGAGTTTATGATTTCAGAGTTTTTCCATATGATTTTGATCTTAGTTTGTGATTTAGAATTCTCAATCTTCGGTTTCTCCTTTATCCACCAGTTCATGTGCCCGATTGGGTTAATAGTTATGCTAGAATTTGATCAATTTCTTTGAAATTTAGGGTGAATTAGGTTAGGGCATGAATAGGAAACACTATAAATGGTTTGACTAAGTCGACGTCTTCTTCTCCTATATCAACTTGACACCTCAACTCTTCTTTTGCACTGATCTGCAATCTATACtaggtttgattttttttatttacaggTTTTGTTAGTAGACCATGTCTATTGTTACTCAAATTAAAcatgttgtatttttttttattacaggATGTGGTTTGACAAATGGTTGTTGAAGGAGCACATAAGTTCAGAGCCACACAACCTCAACTTGGttttttgttcttctttcttctttagcTCCTGAGGCTTGATTTCATTGAAGGTTTGTGCTCTACATTCTAAGAATGCTCTTGCATGGATTGATCTTTGTCATTTAAGTTTCAATAGTATCATGCCTTGAATTCTTCCTTAATGTGTTTTTGACTATGTAGGTTTGTTGGGTGCCAAATAGCATGGTCCAAGCATCATCTCGATGACTGTTTTCCTGATCTTCCTTCACATCTTATGatcatttttcctttttaacATTATTAGTATTTTGTATTTCTATCATGATGAAGAACTTTTTGTCTTGTTCTTTTCCCACTCAACTTTTTATTTCAACtagttctaattttttttttttgcttttattcAGGCTGGATTTTTTCAAGTACCTGATTCTGATAGGCTAGGTTCTTTCTTAGGCTGGATTTATTCAGGCTGGATTTGTTCAAGTACCTGGCCATATATATTCTAGCAAAGTCGGTATGCATTATTTAAGCCAAATAATTATGTTTGGAAGAAGATCGCAGCGTGCATTTTAATGCCATGGTGAAgctgattttaaaataatattaaaattttcttttactttCTTTATTCTAGTTATTTATTTTTGATTATGAATTTGGATGTGATTACAGGGTGAGGCATTAGTAATAACTAAAATGAACCAAGGAAAAAGCTAAACAACCTGAAATAGGGATCCAGCCATGAACCAGACAGTGTCAAGCTCATTATACTCTTTTCTGATGCCTTCTGCTCTTTCAACAACTTCAGCCTGATAGGAGGGAcgtatgtgtaatgtgtttgttatattcAACAACACAGGGGTGTCTATTCTTAAATTCAAAACTTAGGATAGGAACATATATATACCTTTATTGGACTTCCTGTAGATAATTGAGCTCAGATTCAGACCATAAGAGTGGTAATTCAACAGCTAGCTGTCCCTTTCCACATTGACGATCAAGCTCTTTTATATATGGGTACCAGAAAGATTTTCTTACAGGAAGCAGGGGGTCTTTCATATCAACATGAAAAGTACCATGTTCCAATCATCCATACAGATATAAGAACTAGCAACATTCTACTTGATAGAGAATTCCAGCAAAAAATAGCAAATTTTGGGCTTATAAGACTGCTACCAGAAGATACGACTCATCTTAGCACAAAATTCTCAGGGAATTTGTATGTTTAAAAGTACATATAACTTAACTACTAATTCAATTTGATTAAAGTAAATTTTCAATAACCAATGTTAAATCTTTGCAGGAATAGTGGTTATGTAGCACCTGAATATGCAATTTATGGGCAATTATTTGAGAAAGTTGATACATACAGCTTTGGTGTGGTGGTCCTAGAAATCATTAGTGGAAAGAGATACAAGGATGTTGACTACCAATTAGTCACTCAAAATCTCCTTGATCATGTAAGTATCTCATAATTAAGGGTTGGTTCATTCAACCCGTTCTTTTCATTTATGGTTTTAATGATGAAGGTATCTCAAACACTCAATGATTTATTTTGTATTCAGTGAGACCTTAAGCTTAGGTGAGAAGTTCTTACTAGCCTTTCTGTTGTTATGTGTATGATAGGCACGGGATCTACATGAGAGTGGAGCGCATCTGAATTTAATGGATGAGAAACTAGATCCTAGTGAATATGCAGTAGAACATGTTGTGGAGATCATCAAGATAGCATTGATGTGCACTCAACCACCATCAACTAGACCTACAACTTCTGAAGTGGTTATATGCTTTTAAGTGAAAAATCTCTTcacttatgtatgtatgtatgtatgtaggtatgtatgtatgtgtgtatgtatgtatgatttttattaataccttatgtatatatatatatatatatatatatatatgcaggaATGGGAAGGATTAATTGAATTGATGGGAACTGAATCAAGAGCTGTAGGAGGTCTTGAATTTTTACACAAGTAAGTTATGGTTTGCTTTTTTTTGGTTTATAAGAAAGGGGctaggggtaaaattgtcattttactaACGGTGCGAGTAAGAGGGACCAAAATCACAACAAAGTGAAACAACAAGGACTAGAAGGTCAACTAAAGTCTTGCCTTTTGAAGGATCAAAGTCTTCAGTTGAACCAACTACAATTGTTAGTCCCTAAATAtagatttcttttttcttttcgtcCCTACAGTTTCCTTTTTGCATATTTGGCCTCTTCTCCAACGAAAATGACTATTTTTGGGTCCAAAGTGGAAAAAATCAGctatactcaaggaccaaaacctTTACAAGAACCtcaaaaataaggaccaaaattgaaacACAACTTTTCATTACAAGGGTAAACATGTCATTTTCTAATCCAAACTTTTTTCCTTtatgtaaatataaaaatatatattttgccCTCCCTGAAACAAACCTCAACAAGATGAAGATTGGAAGCACGGTTGAGGACAAAAGCAAACTCACAATTGTATTGTCTCATAGTTTTCTCAAAAGCTTCTTTAATGCTCACAACCTGCATGTTAATCAATTTTTATAGCATGATCACAACGTATCTAGAAGTTTTGGAGGAAACGAGACACAAGCAAAAATAAATAAGCatgcttatttatttaatttacaatttacaatacaattgatagatatatgaatccatatgttacttaattttgttcttttttatttttaatatgtgcaGCATAGGGAGACATCAATGTCCTTCAAAACTATAGATGATGTCCAAGTCTTACTCTATGCAGTAAGTATtaaagaaatagcaatgcactttcattcatttgtttcatatttttttcacatttctctaatgatatttttccttgagtcatagaatgattggctcatatcttgttttttgatatttatacgCAGTTTTTTTCTTACGTCGGTGGTGGCGAagttcaagattaagggagacttgtaatcatgtttggctttcctttccagtaagaaacagagttgtacgattatttgttagttttataggaatgtataacacatgttagcaatgtattatttttgtttaacatttgaatgattttttgtatgacattataatttgtgcaatttattttatattatgcaatggattgtattttttgtatatggtattttatttctgttataagaaattaaatgaaaatttaatttaaaaattaataaatatataaatttatttttttttaaacatttaaatttacgatacgcaaaaatgtatgtcatcttcatttatgacatggcctttcttgacaggggctttcttgatacgcattgcatgtcattaacacgcgcgtcgtaaagttacgacacgcgaatgcgtgtcgtcttcctttatgacagggccttccttgatacgcattgcgtgtcgtaaccgcgcgtcgtaaatgcgcgtcgtaaatgcgcgtcgtctctctttatgacagggccttccttgacacgcatttgcgcgtcgtctgagcgttttacgacgcgcaatgagcgtcgtaaaaggccttttttctagtagtggtatatgtaaacatattcatgtatcaggtaaacatctgtaagtactcatgtatcaggtaatgtactagtatagactcatgaatgaactgactcttgtgtaactccttgtaatagaagtaacgTTTgattatcttcaaattatccctatgatgatctactgtaatataactagttgaccatgtaggtttatacactcttactactcaagggtgtgggaaactaaatgaacgatacaaactataacatcaatacatatataagaatataagtgtatatgcaatagtttagttcaagaatgaaaaatggtttttgtaagacatcttatgggttttgaaaaataattaacaatgacttgatgtcattttaataaacatttcagaggtaaaacatttggtaacaatgtgcttttaagatgtaaaaccatttcatgcatcacattttgtagcatgtgaaatctgttaaatgacaaacatagttataaaatacatatcaatgatttaattacatgtttgtttctacttgtatcctcccccattaaagcatttaaaatcatttaaaacattgattaggggtatgaactcacctgcagtaagtgactggaattgaacggactgttatcggaaggaaggatcgggcaagtgcttggtgtcaagtgaagacttagacatacacaatgatcctaattacatatgaagacatatgtatataaataattagagattaaatcactaattatacaagtataaacatttaacgcgaggacaacacttttggtcaagtgctaggaggctaatgggttgcaacaaaggagtgcaatgcccctaatggaagtttaaggtcaaaagaccatattctttggagtttacggcctaggggagtaagctcctggccgtaaactctcaaccaagtcttgaaatggtgcttagaatttctacaactctagtggggaattgtttctaGGCTATTCAAGTTTTTGGGCACCATATTGAATCCTTTGGGGAGTTTAATGCCCAAAGAccctattcccttggagtttacggccgtaaactcccttgggagggttcttatggtgctttcaagtctctataaTAACTAGGAATAATTCTAGGCTTTAGtacttggctttaggagggtttatggcaccatttggtaccattttatggagtttacggccttggaaccttttgggccgtaaactccctcacacatggggttctaaatgtttttaGCTAGTCAATAACTCATCTAtttacatgcccaaattgtctcttggcttaaggaagtgtttagggtgtcctttgacccctttatgggagtttatggaccaagaaccactcttggccgtaaactcttcaatacttgtgcttttcttatgttttctaggtcctaaacacattagggtatttGTCTATAATAGATTCCAAGCCTttgggggtgattagggcactcttagcccttgaaaaaggggtttacggcccaagagcatatccttggccgtaaactcctaaaactatatgattttgattgatttctagcctctaatgttcatacataaagtccctaactagttgcctaacaaggaaatgggactagatagcttttaggccttgttttggagtttacaccccaagaacgttcttgggccgtaagctcccgaatcttgtattttggacatgtaaataatgttattaagcatataacaagtattaaaacacatctaggaaagtagactcacaatctgggatgaaaacccgaagatcagtgagagagaaattggcttttctctaattggaattcaactaatgaaccaatttggttcagaattctatttatagtcctgagatttttggcagaaaatatttttattctcggaatggattctaatgacctagagtaatggaattacagtgttgaacaaaatcctagtgcatccactctcctaatatctctttaggtgtaaaaccctgaaaactgccaaacttatatcataagtctgaattttcactgtaactgctctacttctattggattgaaatggtttgatttgaatggaaatttcgggttgtcacacagtccttagtccttcgcaggtacttgagaatgttcgtcaccacagtccagtgagccttgtcaGGATTCCCtagatatctgttgaccatgctcaaagcaaaggccacatcaggccgagtacaagtcatagcatacatgatcaagcctacagcggaagcatatggtacttaactcatctcagctatctcagcctctgtactcgggctctgagtcttactcatttTGGCATTGCTCTAGATCGGTaaatcacctttcttggaatcctgcatgctgaatcttttcaacaccttatccaagtaggtactttgactaagtccaattagtctcttactcctgtcacccaatatccttatccctaggatatagtcGGCTTCTcaaaggtccttcatagtgaaacacttctcaaaccaggacttaacctcctgcaaggttgggatgtaaTTCCCTATGAGTAGTatttcatccacatacaataccaaaaagctaactatactcccactggccttaacatatacacaggactcatcctcgttCCTTGAAAagctaaactctttgactttttaatcgaaacaaagattccatttgtgaGATGCTttttttaatccatagatggatttctcaagcttacacactctattagggtactttgcaacaacaaaaccctttggcgtactcatgtaaacatcctcagccaacgttccattaaggaaagcagtgttgacatccattttccatatttcataatcatgaaatgcagctatggctagcataaccctaatagacttaatcttaggtACTTGTGAGAAGGTATCATcgtagtcaactcccggagtttgagtaaagcccttcgcaaccagtcgcgccttataagtgtgtaccttcccatccatgtcggtcttcttcttgaagatccatttgcacccgactgtcttacgacacagtacattgtcaaccaagttccaaac is part of the Lactuca sativa cultivar Salinas chromosome 7, Lsat_Salinas_v11, whole genome shotgun sequence genome and harbors:
- the LOC128127280 gene encoding cold-responsive protein kinase 1-like, which codes for MGTRKIFLQEAGGLSYQHEKYHVPIIHTDIRTSNILLDREFQQKIANFGLIRLLPEDTTHLSTKFSGNLNSGYVAPEYAIYGQLFEKVDTYSFGVVVLEIISGKRYKDVDYQLVTQNLLDHARDLHESGAHLNLMDEKLDPSEYAVEHVVEIIKIALMCTQPPSTRPTTSEVHRETSMSFKTIDDVQVLLYAFFSYVGGGEVQD